A DNA window from Cutaneotrichosporon cavernicola HIS019 DNA, chromosome: 2 contains the following coding sequences:
- a CDS encoding uncharacterized protein (Glycosyltransferase family 18), translating to MHGLPPQSRPTVWRMVVPAIIFVIASTQFAVLLASYYDVGLPVRLDVSWKPATKPQLPTHFTETQTQLTDIPTVFSDPNADNYRWYTDAKLRQLTGFTVLHGGDNDWRYIHHLHRQLGDMVRVIVADEGEERHKGTFDQYQKSASRPDGIPAWKWFRMAYYPTGESGIVGKAWMISAEPRLPQAEDLELVRSASTPDDYTYGPSWFVTGSEELQIKSAPGKADFTFLGYGIMPIPEDTVVVPWKDRPNRVYLLAKQAHYFHNGHQRVYDFSFFERAAEELSREFPGFEFVGGFEDNRSDEVKAKWGPVPSVIKNLGLMNATRFDEEYGKSRLLLGLGSPPLSPSPYRALARGVPFANPHTMREDGKGWAYQQHDSMMDVPEPYVYQVEAFNYTSFVHTIRKALQTPIEPLRFERMRQDAIDRRMHGWVMHDWRGLASQILDDRLAGNETQGSNSVRVFEL from the exons ATGCACGGCCTACCTCCACAGAGTCGGCCCACTGTCTGGCGCATGGTGGTCCCGGCGATCATCTTTGTTATCGCTTCAACTCAGTTTGCCGTGCTCCTTGCGTCATACTACGATGTCGGCCTGCCAGTGAGATTGGATGTGTCCTGGAAGCCTGCAACCAAGCCCCAGCTCCCAACCCACTTCACCGAGACACAGACACAACTCACCGACATCCCGACCGTGTTCTCCGACCCCAACGCCGACAACTACCGCTGGTACACCGATGCCAAGCTACGCCAGCTCACC GGGTTCACGGTACTCCACGGAGGCGACAATGACTGGC GCTACATTCATCACCTTCACCGTCAACTGGGCGACATGGTGCGGGTCATCGTCGCGGATGAAGGGGAAGAGCGTCACAAGGGAACGTTCGACCAGTATCAGAagagcgcgtcgcgcccgGACGGCATCCCTGCATGGAAG TGGTTCCGCATGGCGTACTACCCTACAGGCGAATCTGGCATTGTCGGCAAGGCATGGATGATCTCGGCAGAACCGCGCCTCCCTCAAgccgaggacctcgagctcgtgcgtTCGGCATCGACGCCAGACGACTACACGTATGGCCCCTCGTGGTTCGTGACCGGTAGCGAGGAGCTGCAGATAAAGTCGGCTCCGGGCAAGGCCGACTTTACATTCCTGGGTTATGGCATCATGCCCATTCCTGAGGACACGGTAGTTGTTCCATGGAAGGATCGCCCGAACCGTGTATACCTCCTGGCCAAGCAGGCGCACTACTTCCACAACGGACACCAGCGCGTCTACGACTTCAGCTTCTTCGAGCGAGCGGCTGAGGAGCTCAGCCGCGAATTCCCTGGCTTTGAGTTCGTGGGTGGGTTCGAAGACAACCGCTCCGACGAAGTCAAGGCCAAGTGGGGACCTGTGCCAAGTGTCATCAAGAACTTGGGTCTCATGAATGCGACACGCTTTGATGAGGAGTACGGCAAGTCGCGCCTACTCCTAGGTCTCGGGTCTCCACCCCTTTCGCCCAGTCCGTACCGTgcactcgcgcgcggcgtgccCTTTGCCAATCCCCACACGATGCGGGAAGACGGTAAGGGCTGGGCATACCAGCAGCACGACAGCATGATGGACGTTCCTGAACCGTACGTGTACCAGGTCGAGGCGTTCAACTACACCTCGTTCGTCCACACCATCCGCAAGGCGCTTCAAACACCAATCGAGCCGCTGAGATTTGAGCGCATGCGGCAAGACGCTATTGATCGGCGCATGCACGGCTGGGTCATGCATGACTGGCGGGGGCTAGCCTCACAGATCTTGGACGACAGGCTTGCTGGGAACGAGACCCAGGGCAGCAACTCGGTGCGCGTGTTTGAGCTGTAG